In one window of Branchiostoma lanceolatum isolate klBraLanc5 chromosome 15, klBraLanc5.hap2, whole genome shotgun sequence DNA:
- the LOC136421247 gene encoding eukaryotic translation initiation factor 1-like produces MSSSIENLKTFDPFADASKSEEGSGQDSLIHIRIQQRNGRKTLTTVQGISEDYDKKKIVKAFKKEFACNGTVVEHPEYGEVIQLQGDQRNKVCDLLVNWKLATAGNLKVHGF; encoded by the exons ATGTCGTCCTCGATCGAGAATCTGAAAACATTTG ACCCCTTTGCCGATGCAAGTAAGTCCGAGGAAGGCAGTGGGCAGGACTCACTGATTCACATAAGAATACAGCAGCGCAATGGTCGCAAAACCCTGACCACTGTGCAGGGCATCAGTGAAGACTACGACAAGAAGAAGATTGTCAAGGCTTTCAAGaag GAGTTTGCGTGCAATGGTACAGTTGTGGAGCATCCTGAATACGGGGAAGTGATCCAGCTCCAGGGAGACCAGCGCAACAAGGTGTGTGACCTCCTCGTCAACTGGAAGCTGGCCACAGCTGGGAACCTCAAGGTCCACGGTTTCTAA
- the LOC136421246 gene encoding uncharacterized protein isoform X1 has translation MGKEKKKRFSRCKKESVKVTKVTLDGGPRRRQTKQVRRSSTRTPSHPKAGASTTPGHPFQSQDPQDPEPELPRPQGRYENQRQKELESWTKVRELLFETSIELLAPLSHSCSICGEGELDRLFRCRECGPTAVFCADCLEKQHCSSFHVPDIWEDNHFHPHQHNKSMQLPHHARCASKHRKLVKVFDAAGRLYYWELTFCHCEPASCTLLKYGLWGATVTDPQTAYATSLLDWLVPLTLEAQVSVEAFCRTVRFKNDLSLSEMNTLYKSLIGQPITEYRNLTHRVRTLNDLCPQLDDGTTCPACPKEKGTQIIALDGNFGLVRKSTSGKSIGPPLHGTTMFIDDGTVREFLDPYNDENRPDEDCNNFKAGNSIRSQTKQSKLDVTGVFGSVCRHEIPRRFLNMRHGERLGYPVLLIKRLLSEVEGTEVKLNIIYDISCVLESHLIKTEQYELLAKLTLALDVFHAYGHKTPCQLKYSTRRRAGFGLTDGESVERLWAYLRRFARTTKEMSPSRRIDLLTDALIHYSMRKTIDMEVTLVKKLETAKKVGSIAQEGLTSVMEDANVTMDDIKAWSLKEKEAIESREKPQPSTFPKWQREYVTKLLKVKAVRNKILANDDGSDAAVSHALFAQLDKQLKEMEKKHKVATRWDESSKDFQDITKEVDWTTRSSLLSKMRSLAYERSFLRSLKRKYPEGQTIASKLSDQLKTASSKLKKTIDDYNTVEWDPTDPKFPLTVEFREATDSSWQHYACLDPTVLEEPGLPRSLQRKAIDHLNLLQRATEEVEMVQQEMKNVFYHFQTQHELTENALTALGEADNDGRKAALTTHMLRLQKRFITMYHFFSHHVPHLDLPILPSSCLALFPFKEPEDGDEMFSDTLSGNESALSDEENDDIE, from the exons ATGgggaaagagaagaaaaaaaggttctCTCGGTGTAAGAAAGAGAGCGTTAAGGTTACCAAGGTGACCCTCGATGGTGGGCCCAGGAGACGGCAGACAAAGCAAGTTAGACGGTCGTCAACCAGGACACCTTCACATCCAAAAGCTGGTGCTTCAACCACTCCTGGGCACCCCTTTCAGTCACAAGATCCACAAGATCCGGAACCTGAGCTGCCAAGACCACAGGGCAGATATGAGAACCAGAGGCAGAAAGAGCTAGAGTCCTGGACCAAGGTCAGAGAGTTGCTGTTTGAAACCAGCATTGAGCTGTTGGCCCCCCTGTCCCATAGCTGCTCCATCTGTGGGGAAGGAGAGCTGGATCGGCTGTTCAGATGCAGGGAATGTGGGCCGACAGCAGTATTCTGTGCTGATTGTTTGGAGAAACAACACTGCAGCTCTTTCCACGTACCAGACATATGGGAG GATAACCACTTTCATCCACATCAGCATAACAAAAGCATGCAGCTGCCTCACCATGCTCGTTGTGCCAGCAAGCATCGCAAGTTAGTCAAGGTCTTTGATGCAGCAG GTCGCCTTTATTATTGGGAGCTGACCTTCTGCCACTGCGAACCAGCCAGTTGCACTTTGCTGAAGTATGGACTGTGGGGGGCAACTGTAACTGATCCACAGACTGCGTATGCAACCTCTCTGTTGGATTGGCTGGTCCCACTGACGCTGGAGGCACAGGTATCTGTGGAGGCTTTCTGCAGAACTGTCCGTTTCAAGAACGATCTATCACTCTCTGAG ATGAACACACTGTACAAGTCCCTCATTGGCCAACCCATCACGGAATATAGAAACCTAACCCACAGAGTAAGAACTCTAAATGACTTGTGTCCGCAGCTGGATGATGGAACAACATGCCCAGCATGTCCAAAG gAGAAAGGTACTCAGATCATCGCCCTTGATGGAAATTTTGGATTGGTAAGAAAATCGACTTCTGGAAAGAGTATAGGGCCACCTCTGCACGGGACAACAATGTTTATCGATGACGGTACTGTGCGAGAGTTCCTCGACCCATACAATGACGAAAATAGACCAGATGAG GACTGTAACAACTTTAAGGCTGGGAATTCTATAAGATCGCAGACGAAACAGAGCAAACTGGATGTGACTGGTGTGTTTGGGAGTGTTTGTCGGCATGAGATCCCCAGAAGGTTCTTGAATATGAGACATGGAGAACG ATTGGGATACCCAGTACTTCTCATAAAGCGACTGCTTTCAGAGGTGGAAGGTACAGAGGTCAAGCTCAACATCATATACGACATTTCCTGTGTACTTGAATCGCACCTCATT aaaacagaacaaTATGAGCTGTTGGCCAAGTTGACTCTGGCCTTGGACGTGTTTCATGCTTATGGCCATAAGACGCCATGTCAG CTCAAGTACAGTACCAGGAGGCGCGCAGGATTTGGGCTGACAGATGGGGAGTCTGTTGAGCGATTGTGGGCATATCTAAGAAGATTTGCCCgtacaacaaaagaaatgtCCCCATCTCGCAGAATAGACTTGTTAACAGATGCCCTTATACACTACTCCATGAGAAAGACCATTGACATGG AGGTGACTCTTGTAAAGAAGCTGGAGACTGCCAAGAAGGTTGGCAGTATTGCCCAAGAAGGGCTAACATCAGTCATGGAGGATGCAAATG TGACCATGGATGACATTAAAGCATGGTCGCTGAAGGAGAAGGAGGCTATTGAATCCCGCGAAAAACCTCAGCCTT CAACATTTCCCAAGTGGCAGAGGGAATATGTAACAAAGTTACTGAAGGTGAAGGCAGTACG AAACAAGATACTTGCAAACGATGATGGGAGTGATGCAGCAGTCTCCCATGCCTTATTTGCACA aCTGGATAAGCAGCTGAAggagatggaaaaaaaacacaaagttgcAACCAGATGGGATGAATCCAGCAAGGATTTCCAGGACATCACGAAGGAAGTCGACTGGACCACCAGGTCCAGCCTTCTATCCAAGATGCGGAGTCTGGCGTATGAAAGATCATTCCTTAGGTCATTGAAGAGAAAATATCCTG AGGGTCAAACAATTGCAAGCAAGCTTTCGGACCAGTTGAAGACTGCCAGCTCCAAGCTGAAGAAGACGATTGATGACTACAATACAGTAGAGTGGGACCCCACTGATCCAAAATTCCCATTGACTGTGGAGTTTAGGGAGGCAACAGACTCCTCTTGGCAACACTATGCATGCCTTGACCCAACAGTTTTG GAGGAACCAGGGCTGCCACGAAGTCTGCAGAGAAAAGCTATCGACCACCTCAACCTACTACAGAGGGCAACAGAGGAAGTGGAGATGGTTCAGCAAGAAATGAAGAACGTCTTCTATCATTTTCAGACTCAGCATGAGCTGACTGAGAATGCTCTTACTGCGTTAGGTGAAGCCGACAACGATGGCAGAAAAGCAGCACTGACTACCCACATGTTGAGATTGCAGAAGAGGTTTATCACCATGTACCATTTCTTCAGCCATCATGTTCCCCATCTAGACCTTCCTATCTTACCATCATCCTGCCTTGCACTTTTTCCCTTCAAAGAACCAGAAGATGGTGATGAGATGTTTAGCGATACCTTGTCTGGGAATGAAAGTGCACTTAGTGATGAAgaaaatgatgacattgagTAG
- the LOC136421246 gene encoding uncharacterized protein isoform X2 — MGGRLYYWELTFCHCEPASCTLLKYGLWGATVTDPQTAYATSLLDWLVPLTLEAQVSVEAFCRTVRFKNDLSLSEMNTLYKSLIGQPITEYRNLTHRVRTLNDLCPQLDDGTTCPACPKEKGTQIIALDGNFGLVRKSTSGKSIGPPLHGTTMFIDDGTVREFLDPYNDENRPDEDCNNFKAGNSIRSQTKQSKLDVTGVFGSVCRHEIPRRFLNMRHGERLGYPVLLIKRLLSEVEGTEVKLNIIYDISCVLESHLIKTEQYELLAKLTLALDVFHAYGHKTPCQLKYSTRRRAGFGLTDGESVERLWAYLRRFARTTKEMSPSRRIDLLTDALIHYSMRKTIDMEVTLVKKLETAKKVGSIAQEGLTSVMEDANVTMDDIKAWSLKEKEAIESREKPQPSTFPKWQREYVTKLLKVKAVRNKILANDDGSDAAVSHALFAQLDKQLKEMEKKHKVATRWDESSKDFQDITKEVDWTTRSSLLSKMRSLAYERSFLRSLKRKYPEGQTIASKLSDQLKTASSKLKKTIDDYNTVEWDPTDPKFPLTVEFREATDSSWQHYACLDPTVLEEPGLPRSLQRKAIDHLNLLQRATEEVEMVQQEMKNVFYHFQTQHELTENALTALGEADNDGRKAALTTHMLRLQKRFITMYHFFSHHVPHLDLPILPSSCLALFPFKEPEDGDEMFSDTLSGNESALSDEENDDIE, encoded by the exons ATGGGAG GTCGCCTTTATTATTGGGAGCTGACCTTCTGCCACTGCGAACCAGCCAGTTGCACTTTGCTGAAGTATGGACTGTGGGGGGCAACTGTAACTGATCCACAGACTGCGTATGCAACCTCTCTGTTGGATTGGCTGGTCCCACTGACGCTGGAGGCACAGGTATCTGTGGAGGCTTTCTGCAGAACTGTCCGTTTCAAGAACGATCTATCACTCTCTGAG ATGAACACACTGTACAAGTCCCTCATTGGCCAACCCATCACGGAATATAGAAACCTAACCCACAGAGTAAGAACTCTAAATGACTTGTGTCCGCAGCTGGATGATGGAACAACATGCCCAGCATGTCCAAAG gAGAAAGGTACTCAGATCATCGCCCTTGATGGAAATTTTGGATTGGTAAGAAAATCGACTTCTGGAAAGAGTATAGGGCCACCTCTGCACGGGACAACAATGTTTATCGATGACGGTACTGTGCGAGAGTTCCTCGACCCATACAATGACGAAAATAGACCAGATGAG GACTGTAACAACTTTAAGGCTGGGAATTCTATAAGATCGCAGACGAAACAGAGCAAACTGGATGTGACTGGTGTGTTTGGGAGTGTTTGTCGGCATGAGATCCCCAGAAGGTTCTTGAATATGAGACATGGAGAACG ATTGGGATACCCAGTACTTCTCATAAAGCGACTGCTTTCAGAGGTGGAAGGTACAGAGGTCAAGCTCAACATCATATACGACATTTCCTGTGTACTTGAATCGCACCTCATT aaaacagaacaaTATGAGCTGTTGGCCAAGTTGACTCTGGCCTTGGACGTGTTTCATGCTTATGGCCATAAGACGCCATGTCAG CTCAAGTACAGTACCAGGAGGCGCGCAGGATTTGGGCTGACAGATGGGGAGTCTGTTGAGCGATTGTGGGCATATCTAAGAAGATTTGCCCgtacaacaaaagaaatgtCCCCATCTCGCAGAATAGACTTGTTAACAGATGCCCTTATACACTACTCCATGAGAAAGACCATTGACATGG AGGTGACTCTTGTAAAGAAGCTGGAGACTGCCAAGAAGGTTGGCAGTATTGCCCAAGAAGGGCTAACATCAGTCATGGAGGATGCAAATG TGACCATGGATGACATTAAAGCATGGTCGCTGAAGGAGAAGGAGGCTATTGAATCCCGCGAAAAACCTCAGCCTT CAACATTTCCCAAGTGGCAGAGGGAATATGTAACAAAGTTACTGAAGGTGAAGGCAGTACG AAACAAGATACTTGCAAACGATGATGGGAGTGATGCAGCAGTCTCCCATGCCTTATTTGCACA aCTGGATAAGCAGCTGAAggagatggaaaaaaaacacaaagttgcAACCAGATGGGATGAATCCAGCAAGGATTTCCAGGACATCACGAAGGAAGTCGACTGGACCACCAGGTCCAGCCTTCTATCCAAGATGCGGAGTCTGGCGTATGAAAGATCATTCCTTAGGTCATTGAAGAGAAAATATCCTG AGGGTCAAACAATTGCAAGCAAGCTTTCGGACCAGTTGAAGACTGCCAGCTCCAAGCTGAAGAAGACGATTGATGACTACAATACAGTAGAGTGGGACCCCACTGATCCAAAATTCCCATTGACTGTGGAGTTTAGGGAGGCAACAGACTCCTCTTGGCAACACTATGCATGCCTTGACCCAACAGTTTTG GAGGAACCAGGGCTGCCACGAAGTCTGCAGAGAAAAGCTATCGACCACCTCAACCTACTACAGAGGGCAACAGAGGAAGTGGAGATGGTTCAGCAAGAAATGAAGAACGTCTTCTATCATTTTCAGACTCAGCATGAGCTGACTGAGAATGCTCTTACTGCGTTAGGTGAAGCCGACAACGATGGCAGAAAAGCAGCACTGACTACCCACATGTTGAGATTGCAGAAGAGGTTTATCACCATGTACCATTTCTTCAGCCATCATGTTCCCCATCTAGACCTTCCTATCTTACCATCATCCTGCCTTGCACTTTTTCCCTTCAAAGAACCAGAAGATGGTGATGAGATGTTTAGCGATACCTTGTCTGGGAATGAAAGTGCACTTAGTGATGAAgaaaatgatgacattgagTAG